From a region of the Dehalococcoidia bacterium genome:
- a CDS encoding HAD family hydrolase: MSWVPPKTVVRSTMVKAAFFDFFQTLVRYEPTAEELQARALRDFGIEVSPDIFLRPMVIADKFMYQELHRSPLSERSEKGKMALRVQRQEILLKEAGLEVSKQVVLGLLEKMQQLQTKLTLFQDVMPALTDLNNRGTILGLISNADRNISPILEQLGLMSLLRVVVTSKDVGYSKPHPEIFHEGLRRAGVHASEAVYIGDQYEIDIVGAINVGMKGLLLDRGGLVEDYPECLKIRSLSQISEHLFV; the protein is encoded by the coding sequence ATGAGCTGGGTTCCCCCAAAGACCGTGGTCAGGAGCACAATGGTGAAAGCTGCCTTTTTTGACTTTTTTCAGACGCTGGTTCGCTATGAGCCGACTGCAGAAGAACTTCAGGCGAGGGCTTTAAGGGACTTCGGCATTGAGGTGTCTCCTGATATTTTTCTCCGTCCTATGGTCATCGCGGATAAATTTATGTATCAGGAACTCCATCGCTCTCCGCTAAGCGAGCGATCAGAGAAAGGCAAGATGGCCCTGCGTGTTCAGCGTCAGGAAATATTGCTCAAGGAGGCAGGATTGGAGGTCTCGAAACAGGTCGTCCTTGGTCTCCTTGAAAAGATGCAACAATTGCAGACGAAATTGACACTCTTCCAGGATGTTATGCCAGCTCTGACTGACCTCAACAATCGAGGAACAATCTTGGGTCTTATATCAAACGCTGATCGAAACATAAGCCCAATTCTGGAACAGTTGGGGCTCATGTCGCTGCTTCGAGTGGTAGTCACATCGAAAGATGTCGGCTACAGCAAACCGCATCCGGAAATATTCCACGAAGGTCTCAGGCGAGCCGGGGTGCATGCCTCTGAGGCAGTATACATTGGCGATCAATACGAAATTGACATTGTCGGGGCCATTAACGTTGGAATGAAGGGGCTGCTTCTAGATCGTGGCGGTCTCGTTGAAGACTATCCGGAGTGCCTGAAGATACGGAGTCTTTCTCAGATAAGCGAGCATTTGTTCGTATAG
- a CDS encoding carbohydrate kinase: MKPLIIGIGELLWDMLPQGKQLGGAPANFAYHAQELGGKSMVVSCVGADDDGRQILHRFDTLSLNYNFISIDTDHPTGVIDIKIDTQGKPTYTIHENVAWDFIPQTPRSVELAEKADCICFGTLAQRSEVSQSTIQAFLKQASKAPVRVFDINLRQSFFSREVIEASLVLSNILKLNDEEMAIIAPMFSLQGSEPALLAELARRYHLRLIALTRGKNGSVLYSNGRTSIHPGYRVEVADTVGAGDAFTAALAIGILEEHDMDAINDHANRVAAYVCSQPGATPRLPAELRLIS, encoded by the coding sequence ATGAAACCTCTGATTATCGGCATTGGCGAACTCCTCTGGGATATGCTCCCCCAAGGCAAACAGTTAGGTGGGGCACCTGCTAATTTTGCCTATCACGCTCAGGAACTCGGTGGCAAAAGCATGGTCGTTTCCTGCGTCGGGGCAGACGATGATGGGCGGCAGATACTCCATCGATTCGATACGCTTTCTTTGAATTACAATTTTATCTCCATTGATACGGATCATCCCACAGGGGTAATCGATATCAAGATCGACACGCAAGGCAAGCCGACCTACACGATTCATGAAAACGTAGCGTGGGACTTCATCCCCCAAACACCCCGCTCGGTGGAACTGGCCGAAAAGGCAGATTGCATCTGCTTTGGAACGCTGGCGCAACGCTCGGAGGTTTCCCAGTCCACCATCCAGGCTTTTCTGAAACAGGCTTCCAAAGCGCCCGTCCGTGTTTTCGATATCAATCTGCGCCAGTCTTTCTTTTCGCGGGAGGTGATTGAAGCCTCTCTGGTGCTGTCCAATATTCTCAAGCTCAATGATGAAGAGATGGCCATCATCGCGCCGATGTTTTCTCTCCAAGGCAGCGAACCGGCCCTTCTGGCCGAACTGGCGCGAAGGTATCATCTCCGCCTGATTGCGCTCACCAGGGGGAAAAACGGCAGCGTTCTTTATTCGAACGGACGAACATCGATTCACCCCGGTTACAGGGTTGAAGTAGCCGATACGGTGGGGGCGGGTGATGCGTTTACAGCAGCACTGGCGATAGGCATACTGGAAGAGCACGACATGGATGCCATTAACGACCATGCCAATCGGGTGGCTGCTTATGTCTGCTCGCAGCCGGGGGCTACCCCGCGGCTGCCTGCTGAACTACGCTTGATCTCATAA
- a CDS encoding DNA-binding protein, whose protein sequence is MRYTEAKTGRIFIIRLEDGEKLPGDIEDFAARNNVLRGMCILIGGIKDGGNIVVGPEDGDVLPPVPMLFGLAGVHEVAGVGTLFPNKEGKPVLHMHAALGREGQTRAGCIRPGVEVWQVGEVILLELVDNTAQRLKDAATGFDLLEP, encoded by the coding sequence ATGAGATATACCGAAGCAAAGACCGGCAGAATATTCATCATCCGGCTGGAAGATGGCGAAAAGTTGCCCGGCGACATCGAAGACTTTGCCGCCAGGAATAATGTTCTCCGCGGCATGTGCATCCTCATCGGGGGAATCAAGGATGGGGGGAACATCGTTGTTGGGCCGGAAGATGGGGATGTGTTGCCGCCGGTGCCGATGCTCTTTGGACTGGCCGGGGTCCATGAAGTCGCCGGAGTGGGCACCCTCTTCCCCAATAAAGAGGGAAAGCCCGTTCTTCATATGCATGCGGCGCTGGGCCGCGAAGGACAAACGAGGGCAGGTTGTATCCGGCCGGGAGTGGAAGTGTGGCAAGTAGGAGAAGTCATCCTGCTGGAACTTGTCGATAACACCGCGCAGCGATTGAAGGATGCTGCCACCGGATTTGATCTACTTGAGCCTTAA
- the amrB gene encoding AmmeMemoRadiSam system protein B, with translation MKPKLRAVQPHLIEHDGVPYILLGDPLRLTEGTVAVPQALAVLLGLCDGTRDMGTLQKGFELRTGIPLSGSTLEQILSHLDEAFLLDNERFAQACDAARQAFRMAPCRPPSLAGGGYPSDPEGLRALLRQYVEAVPVKQKEGISVPIRGVISPHIDFQRGGPVYAQVWSNAAQSIANSEMVIIFGTDHVGGWNQFTLTQQNYSTPWGILPTDGDIVSRLADAIGGEGAFQDELHHRHEHSIELALIWLHYFLGDKSPKLVPILCGSFEQFMGKSAGPSQDEAIDAVVETLREASKWRRTLVVAAADLAHMGPAFGDHYPIDTPGRARATASDGRLIEAMCSADAEGFFARIKEEKDQRRICGLAPIYLALRVLGESKGESLGYAHCPADEANASLVSICGVALQ, from the coding sequence ATGAAACCAAAACTCAGAGCCGTACAACCGCACCTTATCGAGCATGATGGCGTTCCATATATTCTGCTGGGAGATCCCCTGCGGTTGACTGAAGGAACGGTTGCCGTCCCACAAGCGCTGGCCGTTCTCCTGGGCCTTTGCGATGGCACACGAGATATGGGCACTCTGCAGAAAGGTTTTGAACTCCGAACGGGTATCCCTCTGAGTGGGTCGACCCTGGAGCAAATCCTTTCCCATCTTGATGAAGCCTTTCTCCTGGACAACGAGCGGTTCGCGCAAGCATGTGATGCTGCGCGGCAGGCGTTTCGGATGGCGCCTTGCCGGCCACCGTCACTGGCAGGAGGAGGTTATCCTTCCGATCCAGAGGGGTTGAGAGCCCTGCTGAGGCAATATGTCGAGGCCGTTCCGGTCAAACAGAAAGAGGGGATATCCGTCCCCATCAGAGGCGTGATAAGCCCGCACATCGATTTCCAGCGGGGCGGGCCGGTTTATGCTCAGGTGTGGAGCAATGCCGCCCAATCGATTGCGAACAGTGAGATGGTAATCATCTTCGGCACGGATCATGTCGGCGGGTGGAATCAGTTTACACTCACTCAGCAGAATTACTCAACGCCCTGGGGAATTTTGCCCACCGATGGGGATATCGTTAGCAGGCTTGCAGATGCCATAGGCGGCGAAGGTGCTTTTCAGGATGAACTGCATCATCGCCACGAACACTCGATTGAGCTGGCGCTGATCTGGCTTCACTATTTTCTGGGGGATAAGAGTCCGAAACTGGTGCCCATTCTTTGCGGTTCATTCGAGCAGTTCATGGGCAAGAGTGCTGGCCCGAGTCAAGATGAGGCGATTGACGCAGTTGTTGAGACCTTGCGAGAAGCGTCAAAATGGCGTCGAACTCTGGTGGTGGCAGCAGCGGATCTGGCTCATATGGGACCGGCGTTTGGAGATCATTATCCCATCGACACGCCGGGGCGCGCCAGAGCAACCGCGTCTGATGGTAGGCTCATTGAAGCGATGTGTTCCGCGGATGCCGAAGGCTTCTTTGCCCGGATCAAAGAAGAGAAAGACCAGCGGCGAATCTGTGGCCTGGCGCCGATATATCTGGCCCTGCGTGTCCTGGGTGAGAGCAAGGGAGAATCTCTCGGATATGCTCACTGCCCTGCTGATGAGGCAAACGCTTCCCTGGTTTCTATCTGTGGAGTAGCCTTGCAATAG
- a CDS encoding zinc ribbon domain-containing protein, which translates to MPIYEYRCPGCSNRFDLLRSFSQADEAVKCPKCGKKAKRLVSSFASFSKGAGGESTPIGGGSSCGSCASSSCST; encoded by the coding sequence ATGCCAATCTACGAATATCGCTGCCCCGGTTGCAGTAACCGATTTGACCTCTTACGGTCCTTCAGCCAGGCCGATGAAGCCGTCAAATGCCCCAAGTGCGGCAAGAAGGCTAAAAGACTCGTTTCATCTTTCGCGTCCTTCTCAAAAGGTGCCGGCGGAGAATCGACTCCCATTGGCGGAGGCAGTTCCTGTGGGAGTTGCGCGTCTTCCAGCTGCTCCACCTGA
- a CDS encoding serpin family protein, translating into MKAKVSQGIILLMILALLMGACSNSGNDENSPTAATQKESQNIAEQFVKNSPTFAFDGILEALKLTDTLTLRCPSCWTFVFEFDSRHAGYGNRTGQILAQVITLHTATITVVQGEVTQANLDEKWDMIEQKEITSVVGGPCKYTDIPGTARITSIKDADPNSANCNDAVEVIFDFTPDSPSAIDTYSFPNWKDTNQSLTFGGGMNPSREWVEKQGLKEGSELACIRSEITEGTCTPVIFSFPTINFEGWQDDCYENESGEQVAVDTSFSGKEIKVKVGQLILVALASNQTTGFKWELISNSDEEVLQKTSYRYEGPKTTEPPALGAGGKEVWTFKALKEGTSTISMAYSRPWESVPPAETFVLPIQVGPQESGEVGKTEIISQVKGDSAFAFDLYQLLSKDEGNLFYSPYSISLALAMTYAGARSQTEQQMADTLHFILSQENLPPAFKSLALELARRGQSAQGKDGEGFRLNIVNAIWGQEGYQFLAQYLNTLENNYGAGLRPLDFENAPEESRITINNWASNQTEGRIKDLIPQGVIDILTRLVLTNAVDFNAAWQHPFVETATSNGAFHLLDGKEVSVPMMRQAESLGYTSGEGYQAVELPYDGHELSMVILLPDTGNFKAFEASLSAESAETILDDLAYRKVALTLPKFTFDSSFGLSKTLADMGMPDAFDPSSADFSGMDGSRDLYIKTVIHKAFISVDEAGTEAAAATAVVVGVTSIETDPPIQVTVDRPFIFLIRDIETGTILFLGHVINPAA; encoded by the coding sequence ATGAAAGCGAAAGTTTCTCAGGGGATCATTCTTCTGATGATCCTGGCACTGTTAATGGGGGCGTGCTCAAACTCCGGGAATGATGAAAATAGCCCCACGGCAGCAACTCAGAAAGAAAGCCAGAACATCGCGGAACAGTTCGTGAAGAACAGCCCCACGTTTGCCTTCGATGGCATCCTCGAAGCCCTGAAGCTGACAGACACCCTCACACTCCGATGTCCTTCTTGCTGGACTTTCGTTTTTGAGTTCGATAGCCGACATGCCGGCTACGGAAATAGAACAGGGCAAATACTCGCGCAAGTCATTACCCTGCACACAGCAACGATCACCGTAGTACAGGGAGAAGTCACACAAGCCAACCTGGACGAGAAATGGGATATGATCGAGCAGAAGGAAATCACTTCCGTCGTTGGCGGGCCCTGCAAATATACGGACATCCCCGGAACGGCACGAATCACATCGATCAAAGACGCCGACCCGAACAGCGCCAACTGCAACGATGCGGTGGAGGTGATTTTCGATTTCACCCCTGATTCCCCATCTGCCATCGATACATACAGCTTCCCCAACTGGAAGGATACCAATCAAAGCCTTACCTTCGGCGGCGGAATGAACCCATCAAGGGAATGGGTTGAGAAACAAGGGCTAAAAGAGGGCAGTGAGCTTGCCTGCATCCGATCAGAGATCACAGAGGGAACGTGCACGCCGGTGATCTTCTCATTCCCGACTATCAATTTCGAGGGATGGCAAGACGACTGCTATGAAAACGAATCTGGCGAGCAGGTGGCTGTGGATACCAGCTTTTCAGGCAAAGAAATCAAGGTGAAGGTTGGCCAATTGATACTAGTGGCTCTGGCATCTAACCAAACCACCGGGTTTAAATGGGAATTGATCTCCAACAGCGATGAGGAAGTCCTGCAAAAGACCAGCTACAGATACGAAGGACCAAAGACAACCGAGCCGCCCGCGCTTGGGGCTGGAGGCAAAGAAGTTTGGACCTTCAAAGCACTCAAGGAAGGCACAAGCACCATTTCCATGGCTTACAGCCGACCCTGGGAGAGCGTGCCTCCGGCCGAGACGTTCGTTTTGCCGATACAGGTCGGCCCGCAAGAGTCAGGAGAAGTAGGTAAAACAGAGATAATATCTCAAGTGAAAGGGGACAGCGCCTTCGCCTTCGACCTCTATCAACTGCTCAGCAAAGACGAAGGGAATCTCTTCTACTCTCCGTACAGCATCTCACTGGCACTGGCAATGACCTACGCCGGCGCTCGCTCTCAGACGGAGCAACAGATGGCGGACACGCTTCACTTTATCCTCTCACAGGAAAATTTGCCTCCGGCCTTCAAATCTCTGGCTCTCGAACTTGCCAGGCGGGGGCAGAGCGCCCAGGGCAAGGACGGAGAGGGTTTCAGACTAAACATCGTCAATGCCATCTGGGGACAAGAAGGCTATCAGTTCCTCGCCCAATATCTCAATACCCTGGAAAACAACTATGGCGCCGGACTGAGGCCACTCGATTTCGAGAACGCGCCGGAGGAATCTCGCATCACCATCAACAACTGGGCCAGTAATCAGACGGAAGGCCGAATCAAAGACCTCATCCCGCAAGGCGTCATCGATATTCTGACCCGGTTGGTGCTCACCAATGCAGTCGACTTCAATGCCGCGTGGCAACATCCGTTCGTTGAAACCGCAACCAGCAACGGAGCATTTCATCTGCTCGATGGCAAGGAAGTCTCCGTGCCAATGATGCGGCAAGCCGAATCCTTAGGCTACACCAGCGGCGAGGGATATCAAGCAGTTGAACTTCCTTATGATGGCCATGAACTCTCGATGGTGATACTGCTTCCCGATACCGGCAACTTCAAGGCATTTGAAGCCTCTCTGAGCGCCGAGAGTGCGGAAACGATTTTGGATGATCTCGCATACCGGAAGGTGGCCCTGACCCTGCCGAAGTTCACCTTCGATTCAAGCTTTGGCCTCTCAAAAACCCTCGCCGATATGGGAATGCCGGATGCCTTCGATCCGTCCTCTGCCGACTTCTCAGGCATGGATGGCAGCCGGGACCTCTACATCAAGACCGTAATCCATAAGGCATTCATATCTGTGGACGAAGCTGGCACCGAAGCTGCTGCTGCCACTGCCGTGGTGGTAGGAGTTACCTCTATCGAAACCGATCCGCCCATTCAGGTTACCGTTGATCGCCCGTTCATCTTCTTGATTCGCGATATCGAGACGGGAACGATTCTATTCCTCGGGCACGTGATAAACCCTGCTGCGTGA
- a CDS encoding TIGR01906 family membrane protein: MLDKQRWSLYHTDTLMMTLEKIAACLFVLCFPLLLLGFNLRAEVSFLRLYEYGFDRYHAEEATGLERPELKKAARGLIGYFNGSRESPQVQVTADGDQFDLFNQKELDHLRDVKGLIRLFYTIQWITLVYMLGYIVVGFVRWKRSFLPRLMQLVFFGGVFTLGALAFLGIWAAIDFDGLFLTFHQTSFSNDLWQLDPSEDYLIMMFPEAFFRDAAILLIVAIVVEASLLGGGAWYYLRKWRRASQNLIL; this comes from the coding sequence ATGCTTGACAAGCAACGATGGTCTCTCTACCATACGGATACACTGATGATGACTCTTGAGAAAATCGCCGCCTGCCTGTTCGTGCTTTGTTTTCCCCTCTTGCTGCTTGGATTCAACCTGCGGGCCGAAGTCAGCTTTCTGCGCCTTTATGAATACGGATTCGACAGATATCATGCCGAAGAAGCGACGGGACTGGAGAGGCCTGAGTTGAAGAAGGCGGCCCGAGGATTGATCGGCTATTTCAATGGATCAAGAGAGTCTCCCCAGGTCCAGGTGACTGCGGATGGCGACCAGTTCGATTTATTCAACCAGAAAGAGCTCGACCATCTCCGCGATGTCAAGGGATTGATTCGGCTGTTCTATACTATCCAGTGGATCACTTTGGTTTATATGCTGGGCTATATCGTCGTCGGATTCGTCAGGTGGAAGAGATCATTCTTGCCCCGGTTGATGCAACTGGTTTTCTTTGGAGGGGTGTTCACGCTGGGGGCATTGGCCTTCTTGGGAATATGGGCGGCAATCGATTTTGACGGCCTCTTTCTGACGTTTCATCAGACCAGCTTCAGCAACGATCTGTGGCAGCTCGATCCTTCCGAAGATTACCTGATCATGATGTTCCCGGAGGCGTTCTTCCGGGATGCTGCGATCTTGCTGATTGTAGCGATAGTGGTGGAGGCCAGCCTTCTTGGCGGTGGGGCCTGGTATTATCTGAGAAAATGGAGGAGGGCGTCACAAAATCTGATTTTGTGA
- the mazG gene encoding nucleoside triphosphate pyrophosphohydrolase, with protein sequence MEEDLGTFDAFRRIITRLRAPDGCPWDRKQTHDSLKPYLIEEAYELLEAIETQDSHKICEELGDLLLQIGLHTQIAEERGDFEMADVLRQINEKLVRRHPHVFGNVEVSGPEEVSLNWEEIKRSEGKSPKSLLDGIPRDIPALAYSQIIQQRAARVGFDWNEIEGVLDKVTEEIEEIRQAETQQERAAEFGDLIFALANAARWLQIDLESALRGSNERFSRRFAYMENLSRKRGISMNGLSIEALDALWNEAKKALADA encoded by the coding sequence ATGGAAGAAGACCTCGGAACGTTTGACGCCTTTCGTCGCATTATCACCAGGCTGCGCGCCCCCGATGGCTGCCCCTGGGACCGCAAGCAGACCCATGATTCGCTCAAACCCTATTTGATCGAAGAAGCTTACGAACTGCTTGAGGCCATTGAAACCCAGGACTCTCATAAGATATGTGAAGAACTGGGCGACCTCCTGCTGCAAATCGGATTGCACACCCAGATCGCAGAAGAACGCGGCGATTTCGAAATGGCAGACGTTCTCAGACAAATCAACGAAAAGCTCGTCCGCAGGCATCCTCACGTCTTTGGCAACGTTGAGGTATCCGGCCCGGAGGAGGTTTCGCTCAACTGGGAAGAGATCAAGCGTTCAGAGGGGAAATCTCCCAAATCACTTCTGGATGGCATTCCCAGGGATATCCCCGCTCTGGCATACAGTCAGATCATCCAGCAGCGTGCAGCTCGGGTAGGCTTCGACTGGAATGAGATCGAAGGTGTTCTGGATAAGGTGACCGAGGAGATTGAGGAGATCAGGCAAGCTGAAACACAACAGGAAAGAGCAGCGGAGTTCGGAGATTTGATCTTCGCTCTGGCCAATGCTGCCCGATGGCTCCAGATCGACCTCGAAAGCGCCCTTAGAGGATCGAATGAGCGCTTCTCCAGACGGTTTGCTTATATGGAAAATCTGAGTCGAAAGCGAGGCATTTCTATGAACGGGCTCTCCATCGAAGCGCTGGATGCTCTCTGGAACGAGGCCAAGAAAGCGCTCGCGGATGCCTGA
- a CDS encoding exodeoxyribonuclease III, translating to MREMKLLSWNVNGIRAAKDKGLLEWLHIQAPDVLCLQETKAHPDQLTPDLRAPSGCSAYWNFPERKGYSGVAIFSRQKPINVQPGWSGTALDLEGRVLIAEYAEFTLLNIYFPNGKQGEERLKYKMDFYDDFLQYADSLKVAGKKLVICGDVNTAHKEIDLARPKVNEKVSGFLPMERAWMDKFVSHGYVDTFRQFNREPNQYTWWDLKSGARQRNVGWRIDYFFVTENLLPAVSSAFIMPEVMGSDHCPIGITIKVG from the coding sequence ATGAGGGAAATGAAGCTGCTGAGCTGGAATGTCAACGGCATCCGGGCGGCGAAGGATAAAGGCCTGCTGGAATGGTTGCACATCCAAGCTCCTGACGTGTTGTGTCTTCAGGAAACAAAGGCGCATCCCGATCAATTAACCCCCGACCTGCGCGCTCCTTCAGGCTGCTCCGCGTACTGGAATTTCCCGGAGCGCAAAGGCTACAGCGGCGTGGCCATCTTTTCCCGGCAGAAGCCTATCAATGTTCAGCCCGGCTGGAGCGGCACGGCGCTGGATTTGGAGGGGCGGGTCCTGATTGCTGAATATGCTGAGTTCACTCTGCTGAACATCTATTTCCCGAACGGAAAGCAAGGTGAGGAACGTCTGAAATACAAAATGGATTTCTACGATGATTTTCTCCAATATGCAGACTCTCTCAAGGTGGCAGGCAAAAAGCTGGTGATCTGCGGTGATGTGAACACTGCCCATAAAGAGATCGATCTGGCCAGACCGAAAGTGAATGAGAAAGTTTCCGGCTTCTTACCGATGGAGCGGGCCTGGATGGATAAGTTCGTCTCACACGGTTATGTGGACACTTTTCGCCAGTTCAACCGGGAGCCTAATCAGTACACCTGGTGGGATTTGAAATCGGGGGCGCGGCAGAGAAACGTAGGGTGGAGGATCGATTACTTCTTCGTGACGGAAAATCTGCTGCCGGCGGTTTCCAGCGCGTTTATTATGCCCGAGGTGATGGGCTCCGATCACTGCCCGATCGGGATCACGATCAAAGTAGGCTAG
- a CDS encoding MTH1187 family thiamine-binding protein, with protein sequence MAIVSVSVVPLGTGSPSVSDYVARALKVAEKQKGVKVELTPMGTVLEGDLDQVLTLIRQMHESVFDEDVKRVLTSIRIDDRRDKLAMMEEKVRSVQQKLHQA encoded by the coding sequence ATGGCCATTGTCAGTGTGAGCGTTGTTCCATTAGGAACCGGTTCCCCTTCGGTTAGCGACTATGTGGCCCGTGCTCTCAAAGTAGCAGAGAAGCAGAAAGGGGTGAAGGTTGAGCTTACGCCGATGGGAACCGTCCTTGAGGGCGATCTGGATCAGGTGCTGACCTTGATCCGGCAAATGCATGAGAGCGTGTTCGATGAGGATGTGAAGCGGGTTCTGACCTCGATCCGCATCGATGATCGGCGAGACAAGCTCGCCATGATGGAGGAGAAGGTTCGATCGGTTCAGCAGAAGCTCCATCAGGCTTAG